The sequence below is a genomic window from Rhizobium gallicum bv. gallicum R602sp.
ATTTTCTTTCACTCCGACGCCCCCGGATGAGCTTCGCATGAGCACCGTTTCAACGCCTATGGCGAGCACTGCCCCCCTGATCAATAAGGATCGCGTGATCGACTGGCTGGGTATCGCGCCCTTCGTCATCTTCGCCTTGCTGTTTCTGATCATCCCCACGCTTTATCTCGTCGTCGGCGCCTTCCTCACGCCGGAAGGCAAATTCACGTTCAAGAACATCGGCGATCTCTTCACGCCGTCGATCATCAGCGCCTATTGGATCAGCATCCGCGTATCGGTGGCTTCCGCCCTCGGCGGTGCGCTGATCGGCTTCTTTCTCGCCTGGGCAGTCGTCCTCGGCGGCCTGCCCTCCTCTGTCCGCTCGACGCTTTTGACCTTCTCCGGCGTCGCATCGAACTTCGCCGGCGTGCCGCTTGCCTTCTCGTTCCTGGCAACGCTCGGCCGCACCGGCCTCGTCACCATCTTCCTGCGCGACTGGTTCGGCTTCAATCTCTACGGCACCGGATTCAACCTTTTATCCTTCTTCGGCCTCACCATCACCTACATGTACTTCCAGATCCCTCTGATGGTGCTGATCCTGACGCCGGCGCTCGACGGCATGAAGAAGGAATGGCGCGAGGCCGCTGAAATCCTCGGCGCCACGAACCGCCAGTACTGGATGATGGTCGCGCTGCCGATCCTCTGGCCGAGCCTGCTCGGCACGACGCTGCTGCTGTTTGCAAACGCCTTCGGCGCCATCGCCACAGCCTATGCGCTGACTGGAAGCTCCCTGAACATCGTTCCGATCCTGCTTTACGCGCAGATCCGCGGCGATGTTCTTCACAACCCGAACCTCGGCTACGCGATCGCGCTCGGCATGATCGTCATTACCGGCGTCTCCAACGTCCTTTACCTGATGCTGCGCATGCGCGCCGAACGGTGGCAGAAATGAAAGCTCAACGTCTTGGCGCCTGGATCGCCATCTTTCTGGGTGCGTCCTATTTCATCATTCCGCTGATCGGCACCATCGAGTTTTCGCTGCGCATGCGCCGCGGCGTATACAGCTTCGATGCCTATCAGTCGGTCTTTTCGGACATCCAGTTCCGCGAGACCTTCGGCTATTCCATGCTGATGGCCCTTTTGACAATCGTCTTCGGCATGCTGCTCGTCGTGCCGACGGCCTATTGGGTTCGCCTGCGCCTGCCACAGATGCGCCCGATCGTGGAATTCGTGACGCTGCTCCCGCTCGTTATCCCGGCGATCGTCATCGTCTTCGGCTATTTGCGCATGTACAATTCATCGTCGGTCCTGCCATTGACGGGTTCTACGACCGGTACGAACATCCTGCTCGTCTGCTCCTACATCACGCTGTCGCTGCCCTACATGTATCGCGCGGTCGATACCGCCATGCGCGCCATCGACGTCCGCACACTGACAGAGGCGGCCGAAAGCCTCGGTGCCAGCTGGCCGACCATCATGTTCCGCTGCATCTTCCCGAACGTCATGAGCGGCGTGTTGTCCGGCGCCTTCATCACGCTGGCGATCGTCATGGGCGAATTCACGATGGCTGCCCTCCTCAACCGGCCGGCCTTCGGGCCTTATCTGCAGCTCGTCGGCGCCAACAAGGCGTACGAGCCGTCGGCGCTCGCCGTCATTGCCTTCTCGATCACATGGCTCTGCATGGGTCTGCTCAATCTCATCTCCCGCTTTCAAAAATCCGCCCCCGCAAGGTAACTGGCCATGTCATTCCTCACGCTGACCAATCTTCAGAAGTCCTTCGGCCAGGTTCAGGTCGTCCATAATTTCAACATGAGCATCGAGAAGGGAGAATTCGTCTCCTTCCTGGGGCCGTCTGGCTGCGGCAAGACTACGGTGCTGCGCATGATCGCCGGCTTCGAAACGCCGACCGGCGGCAGCCTCTTCATCAACGGCAAGGATCAGCGCCCGCTGAAGCCGAACCAGCGCAACATCGGCATGGTTTTCCAGGCTTACGCGCTGTTCCCGAACATGAACGTGCACGACAACGTCGCCTTCGGTCTCAAGGTTGCAGGCATGCCGAAGGCCGACATCGATGCGCGCGTGAAGGAAATGTTGGGCCTCATCCGCCTCGACCATCTCGCTGATCGCTTCCCCTACCAGATGTCCGGCGGCCAGCAGCAGCGCGTGGCGCTTGCCCGCGCGCTTGCCGTCAAGCCGCAGGTTCTGCTGCTCGACGAACCGCTCTCCGCGCTCGATGCGAAGATCCGCGTGTCGCTGCGCGAAGAGATCCGCCTCATCCAGCAGAAGCTCGGCATCACCACCATCTTTGTGACGCACGACCAGGAAGAGGCGCTCTCGATCTCCGACCGCATCGTCGTCATGAACGGCGGCAAGGCGGATCAGATCGGCACGCCCTTCGAGGTCTACAACACGCCCGCAACCCGTTTCGTCGCTTCTTTCGTCGGCACGCTGAACATGATCGAGGCAAAGGTCGTCGATCCGGCGGCAAACCGCATCCAGATCGGGGACCAGGGCGTGACGCTCAAGCAGTCGCTCGCAGCCTACAAGGCGGGCGATACCGTCTCGCTGGCGCTCCGTCCGGAAGCGGGCTCGCTTTCCGACAGCGTCAAGAGCGATACGGCGCTGACCGGTCAGGTCACCTCCGCCCACTTCCTTGGCTCCGTCATCCGCACCCGCATGAATGTCGGCGGCAACGTCATTTCCTTCGACATGTTCAACAGCCCGGGCGTCACCCCGCCGCAGGCAGGCGAAACCGTCACGCTCCGCTTCATGGCCGCCGACCTGCTCGTCGTCCGCGATTGATTTGCGCGGGCCGAAGGTCGCTCGGCGAAGGCTCGACTGGCTGTTTCGGTGTATTCCGCGTGATGCTATGTTGGCGACATGACCCGCGACGCTGCCATAGCCAAAGCAGAGGCTTACTTCGATTCCGGCGCCTTTCGGGAGGATTTGGCACGTCGAGTGGGGATGCCGACCGAGAGTCAGAATCCCGACCGTGCGCCGGTGCTCAGAGAATATCTAGAGGCGGAGATAAAGCCGTCTTTTGAGGCCCTTGGTTTTGTCTGCCACACACTATCCGCGCGCAACTGGCCATTTCTTTTTGCAGAGCGCATCGAAGATCCAACGCGACCGACGGTGCTTGGCTACGGCCACGGTGACGTGATACGCGGGCTTGATGATGCGTGGGACGATGGCCTCTCGCCTTGGAAGATGACCGAACGCGTCGGCAGGTGGTACGGACGCGGCGTCGCTGATAACAAGGGGCAGCATTCGATCAACATCGGTGCTCTCCGGGCCGTGTTGGAGACGCGTGGCAAGCTCGGCTTCAATGCCAAGTATCTGATTGAGATGGGCGAGGAGAGAATATCGCCTGGCCTGCGCGAACTCGCCTCCATCCACAAGGATTTGTTTCGTTCCGACGTTTTGCTTGCCTCGGATGGGCCTCGGCTGTCGGCTGGAAGGCCGACGGTTTTCCTCGGGTCTCGGGGGGCTATCAGCTTTGACGTCTGGATCGACGCGCGCAAGGGCGGCCATCATTCGGGGAATTGGGGAGGCCTTCTTTCCGACCCGGCAATCCAACTCGCCCATGCGCTTGCAAGTATATCCGGACCAATGGGGCAAATTCGCATTCCGGAATGGCTTCCACAGGGGGTTCCCGACAACGTGCGGCGCGTTCTTTCAGATTGCGAGATCGAGAATAATGCGGAAGGCCCGAAGATTGATCCGGACTGGGGCGTGCCCGGCTTAACGCCTGCAGAAAAGGTATTCGGGTGGTGCTCTTTCGCGGTCTTGGCCTTCGAGGCAGGAAACCCGAAGACACCCGTTAGCGCTATTCCGCCACGCGCCTAGGCGCGCTGTCAGCTGCGGTTCGTCGTCGGTGTTGACATACAGGATGTCCTTCCCGCCCTGCGGCACCTCGATCGGCACGCCTTTTCCTACGTGCAGATCGCTCAGTCGAGCGACGAGGTCTTTCATGCGACACGCCTAGATCCCGAGCATCCTTGGGTTCGTTGGGCGGTGGACTCGATTGTTCGCACGACCGGGAAGAAGCCGGCCGTCCTGCCAAACCTTGGTGGATCACTGCCAAACGACGTCTTCTCCGATATTCTGGAACTTCCGACGGTATGGGTGCCGCACTCCTATCCGGCCTGCTCTCAGCATGCGCCGAACGAACATCTTCCCTTTGCCATCGTCCGCGAAGGTCTTGCGCTGATGGCGGGGCTTTACTGGGACTTGGGCGAGCCCGGCGTCTTCGGGGAGATTAGAGATGGCTTAGACCACTGATTGAGCGCTAACCGATGTTCGCTTCTCCTGCGTTGCGCCTCCTTCATGTCCAAACGCGTTCAACTATCGTGATGCCGCCATCAAGAAAAAGCGCTTGAACTGACGGGCGCCATGACGCATGCACCGGATATCCCGGTTTATAAAGAAGCGCAGCCTCATGTCTCCCACCACGCCGCCCGCCGCGGCCCCTCGCCGTCTCACCTCCCAGGATTTCCGCACGCTCGGCCTTTCGGCTCTCGGCGGCGCGCTGGAATTTTACGACTTCATCATCTTCGTGTTCTTCGCGACTGTCATCGGCCATCTGTTCTTCCCGCCGGATATGCCCGACTGGCTGGTGACGATCCAGACCTTCGGCATCTTTGCCGCCGGCTATCTCGTCCGCCCGCTTGGCGGCATTATCCTCGCCCATTTCGGCGACCGCTTCGGCCGCAA
It includes:
- a CDS encoding ABC transporter permease; this encodes MSTVSTPMASTAPLINKDRVIDWLGIAPFVIFALLFLIIPTLYLVVGAFLTPEGKFTFKNIGDLFTPSIISAYWISIRVSVASALGGALIGFFLAWAVVLGGLPSSVRSTLLTFSGVASNFAGVPLAFSFLATLGRTGLVTIFLRDWFGFNLYGTGFNLLSFFGLTITYMYFQIPLMVLILTPALDGMKKEWREAAEILGATNRQYWMMVALPILWPSLLGTTLLLFANAFGAIATAYALTGSSLNIVPILLYAQIRGDVLHNPNLGYAIALGMIVITGVSNVLYLMLRMRAERWQK
- a CDS encoding ABC transporter permease, with product MKAQRLGAWIAIFLGASYFIIPLIGTIEFSLRMRRGVYSFDAYQSVFSDIQFRETFGYSMLMALLTIVFGMLLVVPTAYWVRLRLPQMRPIVEFVTLLPLVIPAIVIVFGYLRMYNSSSVLPLTGSTTGTNILLVCSYITLSLPYMYRAVDTAMRAIDVRTLTEAAESLGASWPTIMFRCIFPNVMSGVLSGAFITLAIVMGEFTMAALLNRPAFGPYLQLVGANKAYEPSALAVIAFSITWLCMGLLNLISRFQKSAPAR
- a CDS encoding ABC transporter ATP-binding protein → MSFLTLTNLQKSFGQVQVVHNFNMSIEKGEFVSFLGPSGCGKTTVLRMIAGFETPTGGSLFINGKDQRPLKPNQRNIGMVFQAYALFPNMNVHDNVAFGLKVAGMPKADIDARVKEMLGLIRLDHLADRFPYQMSGGQQQRVALARALAVKPQVLLLDEPLSALDAKIRVSLREEIRLIQQKLGITTIFVTHDQEEALSISDRIVVMNGGKADQIGTPFEVYNTPATRFVASFVGTLNMIEAKVVDPAANRIQIGDQGVTLKQSLAAYKAGDTVSLALRPEAGSLSDSVKSDTALTGQVTSAHFLGSVIRTRMNVGGNVISFDMFNSPGVTPPQAGETVTLRFMAADLLVVRD